One stretch of Bosea vaviloviae DNA includes these proteins:
- a CDS encoding ABC transporter ATP-binding protein, whose protein sequence is MSLLDVTGLTKRYGPQIALEGVDLTVPARSRMAIVGPSGSGKTTLLRIIAGFDAPDAGRVMLNGQMLADGPLIAPAHRRGIGYVPQDGALFPHLSVAENIGFGIEAGDPERDQRINELMEMVELDRAMLRRRPHELSGGQQQRVALARALARRPALMLLDEPFSALDTGLREAVRKSVMRVLSQAGITAIMVTHDQAEALSFADQVAVLRGGRLMQAGAPVTLYWQPKDRETALFLGDATMLEAQLGEGFVDCALGRIPAETGARRGSGEIMLRPEQISLSPATVGGQETGACHGEVEEVEFGGALCAITVGVVFGEARIRILVRSPGRDLPATGSRVRLEVQGGAHILER, encoded by the coding sequence GTGAGCCTTCTCGACGTCACCGGCCTGACCAAGCGCTACGGTCCGCAGATCGCACTGGAGGGCGTCGATCTCACTGTGCCGGCGCGCAGCCGCATGGCGATCGTCGGTCCCTCCGGCTCCGGCAAGACCACGCTGCTGCGCATCATCGCCGGTTTCGATGCGCCCGATGCCGGCCGCGTCATGCTGAACGGCCAGATGCTGGCGGACGGGCCATTGATCGCGCCGGCGCATCGGCGCGGCATCGGCTATGTGCCGCAGGACGGGGCACTGTTCCCGCATCTGAGCGTGGCCGAGAATATCGGCTTCGGGATCGAGGCGGGCGACCCGGAGCGCGACCAGCGCATCAATGAGCTGATGGAGATGGTCGAGCTCGATCGCGCCATGCTGCGCCGCCGCCCACATGAGCTCTCCGGCGGCCAGCAGCAGCGCGTGGCGCTGGCCCGGGCGCTGGCGCGCCGGCCGGCGCTGATGCTGCTCGACGAGCCGTTCTCGGCGCTCGACACCGGTCTGCGCGAGGCGGTGCGCAAATCGGTGATGCGGGTGCTGAGCCAGGCCGGCATCACCGCGATCATGGTGACGCATGACCAGGCCGAGGCCTTGTCCTTTGCCGATCAGGTCGCGGTGCTGCGGGGAGGGCGGTTGATGCAGGCCGGCGCGCCCGTCACGCTTTACTGGCAGCCGAAGGACCGCGAGACCGCGCTCTTCCTCGGCGATGCGACGATGCTGGAGGCGCAACTGGGCGAGGGCTTCGTCGATTGCGCGTTGGGGCGCATTCCAGCCGAGACCGGCGCGCGCCGTGGCTCCGGCGAAATCATGCTGCGCCCCGAGCAGATCAGTCTTTCACCCGCAACTGTCGGCGGGCAGGAGACTGGCGCCTGTCATGGCGAGGTCGAGGAGGTCGAGTTCGGCGGGGCGCTCTGCGCCATCACCGTGGGGGTCGTCTTCGGGGAGGCGCGGATCCGCATCCTCGTCCGCTCGCCGGGCCGCGATTTGCCTGCGACAGGCTCGCGCGTCCGGCTCGAGGTGCAGGGCGGCGCACATATCCTCGAGCGGTAG